CACCTGTTTTTATTTGTCCTGCGTTGAGCGCAACCGCGAGATCGGCTATCGTTGTGTCTTCCGTTTCACCGCTTCTGTGCGAGACGATTGCCGTATAACCGTTATGTTGCGCAAGCCGTATTGCCTGCATGGTTTGTGACAGCGTGCCGATTTGATTGGGTTTTATCAAAACCGAATTTGCCGAGCTGCTGTTTATCCCCTTTGATATGCGCTTTACGTTTGTAACAAAAAGATCGTCGCCGACTAGCTGAACGCGATTTCCTATTTTTTCGGTAAGCTTTTGCCAGCCGTTCCAGTCCTCCTCGTCAAGCCCGTCCTCGAGCGAGTATATCGGGTATTTCTCGGTAAGCTCTACCCAATGATCGATAAGCTTGTCGGTGGCGAGGGTTTTATTCGCTTTGGGCAATCGGTATTCGTTTTTCTTTTTACTTTTCCATTCGCTTGCCGCGGCGTCTATCGCAAGAACGAAATCGCGCCCGTCCTTAAAGCCCGCCGATTTTACGGCTTCGAGTATGTTTTTTATCGCTTCTTCGTCGCTGTCCAGGTCGGGCGCGAAGCCGCCCTCGTCGCCGACAGCCGTTGCAAGATTTTTGTTTTTAAGGATAGATTTCAGCGTGTGATAAACTTCCGTGCACCATCTTAAACCCTCTTTAAAGGTTTTTGCACCTACGGGCATTATCATAAATTCCTGGACGTCTACCGTATTCGAAGCGTGCGCGCCGCCGTTAAGAATGTTCATCATAGGCACAGGCAGCGTTACGCCGTTGCTCCCACCCAAGAATCGGTACAGCGGCAAAGAATAAGCTTGTGCCGCAGCGCGTGCCGAAGCAATCGAAACGGCAAGAATTGCGTTAGCGCCGAGGTTTGATTTGTTATCGGTGCCGTCGAGCTCGATCATTATTTTATCAACATTAAAAATATCGCTTGCGTCGACACCGCGAAGCGCTTCGTTTATTTTCTCGATATTTTTAACGGCGTTTGTTACGCCTTTACCGTTAAACCTCGATTTGTCGCCGTCTCTGAGCTCGATAGCTTCGAACTCGCCCGTTGACGCGCCCGACGGCGCGATCCCCAATGCGGTAACGCCGTTTTCGAGTGTAACCTCGGCTTCTACCGTGGGATTTCCGCGCGAATCGAGAACTTCCCGTCCTTTTACGTTTACAATTTTAGACATAGCCATAATTATTTCCTCAATGATGATATTATTCAGAATTATTGGCTATATTCGTTAATTTATACCAAGTGCGTTAAGACAACCTTCAAGTGCAAGGATCCCGTGCTCGAACGTAAGTCCGCCCTGTAAATATGCGGTATACGGCGGGCGGATGGGAGCGTCGCACGAAAGCTCGATCGACGCGCCTTGCACAAAAGCGCCTGCCGCCATTATTATCTTATCGCTGTATCCGGGCATATCCCATGGCTCGGGTACGGCAAAACTATCCACAGGCGACAAGGTTTGAATGGTTTGACAAAACTTGATAAGCTTATCGGGATCGCCGAAATTGATTGAACAAATAATATCGTCCACGCTGTCGTTAGGCGACGGCAGAGTTTTATAACCCAAATCCGTGAACACCTTAGAAAATAAAAGCGCTGTTTTTATGCTTTGAGCGGTGACGTGCGGAGCGAGAAAAAGCCCTTGATAGAACGGTCTGTAATCACCCGCATACGAGCCGACTTCCCTACCGATAGACGGCGCGGTCAGCCTTCCTTCTATTTGACTTATCGCTCTTTTGCTGCCGCCTATATATCCGCCCGTAGGCGCAATGCCGCCGCCGACGTTTTTAATGAGCGAACCCACAAGCGCATCGGCAAACGACGGCTCAATGGTTTCGGTAAATTCGCCGTAACAATTATCGATCATGATATACGACGTTTTTCTGTCGACGAGCGAAGCAATATCCTGCATTTGTTTTACCGATAACGCAGGGCGCATATCATAACCGCGCGAACGTTGCATCATGACAACGCTCGGCTTATTAGCCTTTATTTCGTGCGAAATTGCCTCTAAATCGGGTTTGCCGTCTTTGAGCGGAACGATAACGCATTTTACGTTAAAGTCCTTTAACGAGCCTATTCCGTCGCCGAAAATGACGTCGTTAAGCGTATCGTACGGTTTGCCCGTAGCGCACAGCAACGTTTGATCGGGACGTAAAAGCCCGAATAATGCGGTAGTAAGCGCATGAGTTCCCGAAGCGATCAACGGCGAAACTATTGCGTCCTCGGTGTTAAAAACCTCGGCGTATAGCTTGTTAAGCGTGTCGCGCCCTACGTCGTCGTATC
Above is a window of Clostridiales bacterium DNA encoding:
- the eno gene encoding phosphopyruvate hydratase — translated: MAMSKIVNVKGREVLDSRGNPTVEAEVTLENGVTALGIAPSGASTGEFEAIELRDGDKSRFNGKGVTNAVKNIEKINEALRGVDASDIFNVDKIMIELDGTDNKSNLGANAILAVSIASARAAAQAYSLPLYRFLGGSNGVTLPVPMMNILNGGAHASNTVDVQEFMIMPVGAKTFKEGLRWCTEVYHTLKSILKNKNLATAVGDEGGFAPDLDSDEEAIKNILEAVKSAGFKDGRDFVLAIDAAASEWKSKKKNEYRLPKANKTLATDKLIDHWVELTEKYPIYSLEDGLDEEDWNGWQKLTEKIGNRVQLVGDDLFVTNVKRISKGINSSSANSVLIKPNQIGTLSQTMQAIRLAQHNGYTAIVSHRSGETEDTTIADLAVALNAGQIKTGAPCRTDRVAKYNRLLRIEESLGCSAEYAGIKAFNISR